Genomic window (Capsicum annuum cultivar UCD-10X-F1 chromosome 10, UCD10Xv1.1, whole genome shotgun sequence):
CTTTCATGGCAGCTGCTTCTTTTGAtgcgttcacttttacttgtccacACTAAAAATAGATTTCCACTTTACTggttattaaaagaaaaaagatgtcCAGTTTTACTTGTCCAGTTTGGAAAATCAAGAGATAGTTTaccattttatacttattttacccttattaCTTAGTACTAATTGTTTCTAATCCATTTCTCACTGTGAGATGGCTTATAATATTTAgggttgatatagtaaaattaccaAGTCAAACATTGTTGGAGGGagtattgtattttgtatttaatttgTTGTTATTCCAGGTTTTAGCTTTCAGAGACATAAATCCCCAAGCTCCTGTGCACATTTTGCTTATTCCCAAGGTCAGGGATGGCTTAACTGGACTTTCCAAggtatttcattttctttctgaAAGAGTATGAACAAGCTTTTTGTACGAGATCATAGTTGTTAACACGTTGCACACAAGAGGTATAGGAATTCCCTGCATTTTTGCTTCAGAATGTACGAGGTGCAATGCTTTTAGTGAAGTAAAAAATGGTGACACTTAGAAGCCAGCTTTGCTAACTTAATTCGCTGGTGTACTTTGATTGATGTGATTGCACTTTAATAACACGATCTGCTATCTCTGATTAAACAAAGTGTTAAAAATGTAAgttaatagaataaaaattagaaactGGCTTtattagtgcaccgggctgccctctTTTAAACTAGCTCTAGCGCATTGCTGCTCATAGACTCGCAGCATTCCATGGAGCTACGCTAGGTCTAAGGAGTAGTCCATGTTTGTTTGTTTCTGTGTTTTTTGTAAATCAGTTGTTTCGTTCGGTGTTCGTTCATTCTTTATTTCTTGTTTCTTgctctctttcttttcttgctttGTACTGTAACATGTGAAGGCTCTATACAATTAAATCTATATCTGTGGTTTATGCAtttctttttcatgttttctttgtCTGTTATTTGCTGACTAATTTCTGGTCCTTGGTCCCGGATATCAGATGGAGttatgaaattttctttttctcagtAGCAGGCTCAATATTTTAGTATGTCGCTCATAGTTTGTTGATGGTCTGCTCACAAGAAGCGTAATGAAGCTTTGCATTTGCTATCAAAATATTTGAGTCATGAGTATATGAGAAATGTGAAAATTGGTGATGCTTTGAAGTGATTGCTCTACCAAACTTGTTGGTTTGAAGTCTAAGGGTTTCCTTTTTTCATGTTCTACTCTTTAGTTGCCTGATCGGATGAAGTATTATAGACTAGAAAAAGAAGATAGAAGATTTTAGAAATTAGCTTTAGCAATGAGCTAGTTAAGTCACTGACTCTCAGCATTCCGTGAAGCTGCGATTCAGTGGCTGAGGAGTCGATCCTTTTCcattcctttttctttcttttcacttgTTTATTTGGTGAGAATAGAGAATAACAAATTTGTAGAGCTTGTCACAAATTTCATCTTTTTACATTTGGTTATCGGAATGAGCAGTCTTGTTGTCCGCCCATACTAGTACTCATAGTATTATTCTAGAAGTTTCTTGTACTTCGAGTATCATAATGTTTTGTTGTAGTACTATTCTGTTACCatatgttgtttttgttactaTGTATTGTTTTTTGTACTTCCGTTACCATCTTTTTCTGGACTGCTTTAGATTGTTCTTTTCTTCAGTCGACGGTCTAATGGAAACAGCCGCCCTACCTCAGAGGTAGGGGTACGGTCTGCATAAACTCTAGCCTCCCCTCACTTTGTGGTACTGCACTGGGTATATGTCAACCTGAATGAGCAGTTGTCTAGGGTACATACGACACAATACCCTTAGTCCTTACACTTCATATATCTGGGTGATCTCTTGAAAAATTCGAGTACTACTGGAGATGTGCTGCTTTATATAATATGCGAATATCTCTTTGATCAATCTAGTATTGCTTCAAATCGGAGGGTTGAGTTGGTCGCGTCTGGTATACTCTTGCGTGTTACTTTACCAGTTTTTTCTTTCTGAACTTCTTTCAGGCTGAAGAAAAGCACTGCGAGATTCTCGGTCAACTTCTTTACACAGCAAAGCTTGTTGCCAAACAGGAAGGTCTTCTCGAGAATGGATTTAGACTCGTGATCAACGATGGGCCTAGTGGATGTCAGTAACTTCCTTCCTACTCCCCTTGTCTCCAGTTCTATTAGGTAGTTCCATTTTACTGTATATTAACCTGAAGATGTTTTTGTCAGGTCAATCTGTTTATCAtcttcaccttcaccttctcgGAGGCCGACAGATGAACTGGCCACCCGGCTAAAAAGACAGTCAGCGATGAATTCCAGATTTCATCCTATCTGTGTGTAGCACTTGCTAAAAAACACTATCACATCTATGTGCAACTTTTGAAGAATCAAGCTATCAACTTGTGCTATCCCCCTATGAAGAGAAATAGGACTCTTCCTGACAATTATgctgtttttatttatcaataagAGCGATTTCTCTGCGTTTCTTTCGTAGTACCTTATGATTTAATACGATCAAGTGAGATATAGATGGACCACGCTACTTATGAATGTAACCACAATTAACGTCACTGTAGTTGGAAGAATTAGGGAATTAGCGCGATCTTGCTTGCATGCAGGATAAAATATGAACAACTTCACACTAGCTCTCCTATGTATTTCTTTGCTCTAAATCAACACATTTCCATATCAAGACTTAGAAACCAAAAGCCATATAATATATCAAC
Coding sequences:
- the LOC107854570 gene encoding 14 kDa zinc-binding protein, translated to MLTNKVKIPRKQNEAYHMSSENPNRSRLQVLSSHFTAMASEKEAALLAVPSDAPTIFDKIIKKEIPADIVYEDDKVLAFRDINPQAPVHILLIPKVRDGLTGLSKAEEKHCEILGQLLYTAKLVAKQEGLLENGFRLVINDGPSGCQSVYHLHLHLLGGRQMNWPPG